The genomic region atgagttgattaactttcgttggaatttcataagttgttgattcaatttgtttaaccgtttgattgataacttatttatgtatgtttattaagaatgcgcgcttaattttcatgcatgaatatgacgctagaatataagtgagtttcacctaatcgttatgaacttatattcacaagtagtggaggttgcttataaacaatcgcgttaaatgaattcttggcactagtttcatgcgtattccatagtaacgaatgcctcgtcaacatttatagttttcataatgcttaatgatctttgattgtatctttattgtgcttttcacgtaaaggactgttggagaatgtggtgaattgcgttgcgctaacccatccaattcattaacttaaggagaacttgacggttaatttaagcggacctaattaacccggggtgttgagtttcataatttatcgaaagaccaactgagaatcaatcttgtatgcaagtgtaacatgtgtggagaagaaccccttggctattccatcatccatattttcatcacattcatatttacgttttgcctttaattacaatttgtgcaatttagttaatttcgtcaaatcaaaccccccctttactttcttgttctttagtgcttagaatctgtttagtttatgttttaaagcattttgagtttttggtttgtcttagtattttaaagtttagttttgcattctttgagtctagtatagtgttttaaactttgtttttacgtttttgagtcaaatccaagtgattaacaatccctcctaatccccggtccagaacgatccctacttatacatatactacaatttgacgaaaagagggtttaatttgtgtgcgtataattctcgcatcagtctACCAAGCAAACGTTAGTTGAGACTTCTTcaaaccatgctgagattctcgccCTACATGAAGCATCGTGTGAGtccttttggttgagagcagttatggaacatattcgaagcatTAATGGTTTTACTTCCATCATTGACCTTCTTACGacaatctttgaagacaatgcaacatgtatcgagcagttaaaGATGGGATACATCAAAAGAAACAACACTAAGCACATAgcaccaaagtttttttttattctcaccagcacaaacagcatcagaacattgaagtcaagcaaatttgTTCCCAAGACAACCTagccgatctcttcaccaagtcattgctTAAGTCTACTTTttagaagctcgtccaaggaattgATATACGTAAATTATCTGAattgaattgcttgtagttctcttatttggaagttatgtctaactcaaggggagtatcatgaagcatactcacttgatcttaatgtactctttttcctataATTAGgaacatttttcccactgggtttttgctacctaatgaggttttaatgaagcacccatcctgggatggtcatactccgttgagttcactactttcgtcctgtttgacgtttgttttttacattatgcatacttctcacttttctccttagtctattggttttttttcccaccttgggttttaccatagcgaggttttgtgagttttactacccatgcatattttcttaaatttgagactcacaTTTGCTCATTGTGCTGCCGACTTCATCAATTATTCTACCTTATCTGAAGATCTAATGCGatgtttgtttgagtatttatacACTCAAGGATGAGTGTTACAGTCATATTTGgaataagaatgtgattgtgtaaatcctagtgtatctagggatatcttttaTATTCCTTTTAGTAGTCTAAtttctattagagttgtaatcctaaaagggtaaggattttaTCTATCCTGCTACTATAACTTAAGGCACAATGGGATGATACCACACACACCTCATAATTAAATCTCTATCTTCTCTTTCTCACTACCGCCGGCCTCCCTCTCTCTATTCCTTTAGAATAGCGTTAAATAGGTCTACAACAAAAATCAATTTATTCGCCCACTCTTTAGTATAAATGTATCTTCATATAAAATCACATGActtattttgaatgaaaaacttGAGATTTTAAAAtaagatgacaaattaataattttaaaaaattaatatgaatttttttttaaaatgtataAATTATTAACCCGATTTGCCTCATAAATTTTAGTTTGTCTCAATTTGCTCATCAAAAtatcatttaaatttttatttatctaCAATGGCTAAACAAGAGTATCAATGGCccacaaagttttttttttttttttttttttcaaatgaaaaagATCGATTAGTTACGATGGTTTGAACATATGAAACAAAGGTCTACTGACGCTCTagttagaagatgcgattacgGGACAAAGGTTCAGGGCCAAAGGAataaaggaagacctagaacttggatctaacggaagacatgacacagaaccgagcgcaatgaCGTTATAAGATTCATATAaccgaccccacttagtagTAAAAAGCTTTGTTGTTGAAAAAGATCAATTAGTTAGGTCACAAGCACATTAGCGTCGACCAATTGCATCTAAAACCATGAATAGAAGTAGAACTCGCACACAATTTTGCAGGtacatttaaatacataaaaCGAAAGGCCCTACAGTGTTTGCAATGTGCACATTATCTGTCAACTAGAGTAAATTTCTCGCTCTGGCAGCTCGAGTTACTAGCGCTTTGATTTTGTGGACGACCTTTTTCTTTCAAGTTTTTTCTGTGTAGCTTCAAATTCTTCTTCCGTGGGTTCTGAAGCAGCAGAGTTCCCGCCGTATCTGGAAACTAGAGAAGAGAACATACAATCAAATTGGTTTTTCCTCTCACGGCGGCGCTGAGATATGATTGCATACAGATCTTCTGTCTGTTTCTTTGCCCTGTAAGAGATTAGATTTAAGTATAtaggtttttaatttcttgattgAGCTAAAAATAAGTATAAGCAAGTAAATAAACTCGTTGGAAAGTACTTACTTGTTCTTCCGCCTTAAAGGGCTAGTAGGAGGTTTTGTTTCCGATACTTTCTTTGCCCATTTTAGGTAGCCTTTGGTTGATTTCAGTTCTCCTGTGAGAGAGAACAAAAGAGAGGGAGGGTGTGAACAACATAAAAGAGCACACTCAAATTGGAGACAATTCTATACGCCAAGAATGCATCAATTGTGTCAATGTTACTTGAATTTGAAAGTTTACTTGTGTGACTTAACAAATGCAAAAATAACATAGCACGACTACAGTGGTTTAACACGTTAAACAACTATTGATAGATATGCCAATTAGAAAGGGTAGCTTAATTGACGAGTAAGCGTAATTAGAAAATATAACTTATAAGATAGCATGTGACTTTACTCCAGACAATTAGAACAAGGCTCTAATGTTGTTGCATAGAtgatcattcatcaaaccaaaaATCTTAACCAGTGTAGAAGATAGAATCCAGCAACTGATAAGGTCCCTCTAAGGAGTTAAAAGGGCCATATGACTTAATATTTGTAGTTAATCTTATCACCTACAATCAATGGGGGACATGGTTTGCAAGGCTGGTCTGAGCTCAGAAAAGATCGACATTCCTATTTAATCTTATCGCCTAATAAGATTGACATGTAAGTTTGTGGTACGACAATGGGaaaatcctttcttttttcatttaagatagagataaaaaaaattccattggATAGAAGGATTTAAAacaatgaatttaaatttggacaaGACGCTCAGATTTGTTAGAACCATGAAGTACCAAATACATAACTCTATGAAATGACTACATATACTGTAACAACTGGACTTGAAATGATAAGGTTCAATGAATCATTTGAAATCCATGGACTCCTTCAGTCACGTAAATATAAATAGACATTGTAAACATTATATTCATGTACGTAAACTAAATACCTGAACCAAAGTCTCAGAAATTTCACTAAGAAACTGGAGCTTAAAAACATACACACCTGCAGCTATTGCCTCATCAAGAATATCCTTGAAACGGTGTGAATCGAGTTTAGGATCTGAACAAATCATTGAACAGAACACTCTGCAAGGAAAATAACTGTAATGTAAGGATCAAACACAAACAGGAAGCCAAAAGACAAATGATAAACGCCACTAACATCAAAGCTAATACCTGTTCATATTCCCCTTGCACTGGCTATACAGCTCAATCAAATCTTTCTTCTCAGAATCAGACCCTCTATAGTTTGCTTCAAACTCTTCAATATCAGCTTCAGTGACCTGCGATGGATGTGGATGTTGTCAGAAATACGCCAAAAGCACAAATGACATTGTGCTATATCAAACGACAATATGAAAAGATGAAAACATCGCAACCTTTTTATATATGACACGGAAATATTCATGCAGATTCTGAACAACATCACCAGCAAGGTCCTGCTCATGAAAATGCAACCAAAATAAGCAACACTTGATGAATAAGGCAACATTTGATTCCCCAAAGTATCTAAAACCCTCAACATTGATCTTCCAAAGCAGTTTCCCAAGTACGAAGATTGCTTTAAttctaaacaaaaacaatcatCCCGACATACTTACTTGTCATTTGTAGTAAAGAATCCTACTTATCACACTAAACAGCAGAATGCATTAAAGTGAATTaatcaaaaaacaaagaaaataacatCACGCACTCACATCATCGTCAAGGCAACCCGTCTCATCATAGAGCGCTCGTTTCTCCTCATCCCCGAGAATCGATATCACCTTTTGCAATTGCTGGAACTTCTCTTTAGCTTCCTACAcgaacaatatcaaaatttaCACTTACAGAAACACCAAAATTCACAGAAGACGAAAAAACACAATGTTTAACAAGCTTTCTCACCTCATCACCGGGATTCTTATCCGGATGCAATCGCAACGCTAACTTATGATACGCCTTCTTTATTTCCTGCTGAGAAGCGCTTCTCTCCACACCAAGaacctacaaaacaaacaaaccctaatccataaaaaaaaaaaaaaaaaaaaaaaccccaatttTCAAAATTAGGGCAAAAAAGACACTCTGAAGTCAAAATTTCCCGCTTAATCATCAAATTCAGACGCTAATCGGATCACAtccagaaaaattaaaatttcgaACGGATTTAACGCACCTCATACAGGCTTTTCTCGTTGGTGGAAGTTGGGGGGTCGGGATCTTCGTCGCTGTGTTCCTGCTGttcgtcttcttcttcgacTTGTGGTGGGGGTTGCTGGTTCTGCTCAGAAACCCCagctttctttctcttccccaTTTTCTTCGAATCGGGAGCTTTGAAATTTGGGGAAAGATTTGTGAGGGCTTGTATTTATATGTAAATTTTTGGAGCTTCGATTTGTTCCCGCCAATTAGCGCTCCAATTTACCCTTTTCCCGCCGCGCTGGGCCGCTAGAGTGGAGGAATTGCTTCGGACCGGTCATGAGTTTTTAAATTCCCGGTCGAAATTTCAAATGGTGCCCTTTAATAAAtagacattttttttatacatattaattcatGTTAGAATTAAGGATCTGAAATCCTTTAATCTTTTAGTGTTATTTTAAATTGATCTTAATTTTACTCCAAATATTTCAAATAAATACTTATCTATTGAAAATATGACATTCGTTAAGACCCAACTAATGATATTCAAAACACAACAATTGGATATATTATGTTCAATATTAATATTAGTTGATTCAAAATCTGAATTTTAAGCATAAATTACATAATCTGGAACCCAATGATCAAACGTTTATCGAATTGAATAAAACATGGACGCATATTGAAATTCATTGGGAGGGCAATCTCCACAAAACAGGAGTTAAAAATTCAGATAAGGTTTTAAGGAGCTTGTTTTTGCTCATGTGATTTCTTTATTTATCTATTCTCAACTCATAAAACTTCCAATTTATGGGTGGTGACCGCATTATAACAGTTGTATAATGTTTTAAAAGATAAACGattcaaatctttaaaatatattacCGAATGAGCTCTTTAAAAGGATGTgtcaaaattatataaaatgtgGTATCACGGATCCGTTTCCTATGTATACACACAACAAAGATTTGGGGATTCGAGATAAGACACTCAATGAGCCAATCATAATAGTCTGATATTGAACTCGTCTTCTGTAAAGGTGGGAGTAGGGGGTGGCGTTGGTGCTGATGTCTGAGGTAAAATGATGGTAGTAGAGATGACAATAGCGTCGCGGACAACAATGTGGTTATTACCACATGATCTGGACCAATTTGCCTCTTCCAAACCAAAGCCCAACCCAACAAGACTATGTGTCCGTCCAGCCCTGCCCAAACTCCAAATCCCCGAACAGTTCACAGTCCGACTCGGACCTGTACAGTGAAATGGCAACACCGCAATTATGTGGTCGTCGAAGGGCGGTTACATCGCTACCACCGACTTGGTGGAAAGCGTTCGTTGGCAACACGGAAAGGTGAAATAAAGAGTCCCCACGAGAAGCCACCAAGCCAAAAAACCCAGCACTACCGATTATCTCTTtcccctttttatttattttttattttttatgttccgccctacttatttatttttatttttccaataaTTAATATCAAAGCAATAATCTCCTCGATCAGGGTATGAAACTCATCCCCCACTCTCtctgcctttttattttttaattttattttccggtatttgtttgattttgttattaatttattgttttttgaaatttgaaatttgaaattttttgaaattttgaaacgaGGAGCAGGAATTGCCTGGTTGGATTTTCGACTCGGATCGGCCGGAACCAAACAGGTTAGAGTTTGATTTTGTGTATGAATTTTCGGATTGGGAATTGTATGAGTCAATTTTTTGTACTTGTAAATGCAAGCTCCTGAATTCCgtagttttttcaattttttttggtcaattatgTGTGTAGGGTTTCATTCGTCTGGAATTGAAAACGTTTACGGTTTAAAGTTTGGATTTTTTGTTGTCTGACTCGGATTGTTCGTTTATTATCGGAGTTTTTGAAGATTTTGGCATGTATAGAGGAATTTGTAGGAGTTTATGGGTTATTTGTATAGGTTTGAACTGAGCTTGTTCGGATTCTATCGGATTTTGGTCAAGTTCACGACGTTATAGGGCAAATTTTGATGTTTTGTTGGTTTTCTGCATATGTTAGAGTTAAGTGGCTTGAATTGTAAGCGTTGGCCTGGATAGTTCACATCGGGGCATTCGATTTGTATGACAGAGCAAGTGAAATTGAAGTTTTACCCATGttgaaaatctgaaaagttTGGCGGAAGGAGATAATTAGCCCGAATCATATACTACTTGCATGATTCGATGTGTTTAAGTCCATATGAGTTCTATTTTTGTCTTTGGTTATTGGGTACTTGTGGTATGGCATCTGTAACATTGCTTTTATGTAATTCACTCTGCTGGGCGTTTGGTTATTTGGTAGCTCCAAGTTTGTAGTTATAGAATTTGGCCTCTATTTTGCATGTGTATGGTGGTTTGATATTTTTGCAGTGGGTGAATAGGCCATTGGGTTAAGACTTGTCTTGTGATGTTTAAACGGTGAGGTTTTCTTGGTGCAGATAAGTAGAAAAGATGGACTCTCATGATGAAACTGGATGCCAAGCTCCAGACCGCCCTATCCTTTGTGTTAATAACTGTGGATTCTTTGGAAGGGCCGCGACAATGAACATGTGTTCCAAGTGTTACAAGGACACGCTCTTAAAGCAGGAGCAAGCCAATTTGGCTGCATCATCCATTGACAGCATTGTGaatggcagcagcagcagcagcaacatcaTCATTGACCCAGTTGTTGCAAGTGCTGTCACTGTGCAAGCTGTACGAGTGGAGACAAGTGTTGTTTCAACAGAAGCATATATTGAATCATCCCCAAGCATGAAGACtgagatgaaagaaaataagggaCCAAGCAGATGCACTACTTGCCGAAAGCGCGTTGGTTTAACTGGCTTCAATTGCAAATGTGGAAACACCTTCTGTGCAAGTCATCGTTATTCTGATAAACATGACTGTCCTTTTG from Pyrus communis chromosome 9, drPyrComm1.1, whole genome shotgun sequence harbors:
- the LOC137745774 gene encoding chaperone protein dnaJ 6-like — translated: MGKRKKAGVSEQNQQPPPQVEEEDEQQEHSDEDPDPPTSTNEKSLYEVLGVERSASQQEIKKAYHKLALRLHPDKNPGDEEAKEKFQQLQKVISILGDEEKRALYDETGCLDDDDLAGDVVQNLHEYFRVIYKKVTEADIEEFEANYRGSDSEKKDLIELYSQCKGNMNRVFCSMICSDPKLDSHRFKDILDEAIAAGELKSTKGYLKWAKKVSETKPPTSPLRRKNKAKKQTEDLYAIISQRRRERKNQFDCMFSSLVSRYGGNSAASEPTEEEFEATQKKLERKRSSTKSKR
- the LOC137745198 gene encoding zinc finger A20 and AN1 domain-containing stress-associated protein 8-like; translated protein: MDSHDETGCQAPDRPILCVNNCGFFGRAATMNMCSKCYKDTLLKQEQANLAASSIDSIVNGSSSSSNIIIDPVVASAVTVQAVRVETSVVSTEAYIESSPSMKTEMKENKGPSRCTTCRKRVGLTGFNCKCGNTFCASHRYSDKHDCPFDYRTAGQDAIAKANPIVKADKLDKI